In Myxococcales bacterium, the DNA window CGTCGGTCGGTGAGCTCGTCGACGACCCGCGTGTCGTCACGTGGCTTCGCGCTGCGGGGTTCACGCCCGCGGAGATCGCGCTGGTTCAGCCGAGCTATTGCGATGTCGCTCGCTCGGTGTGCGTGTGCATGCACGCGGGCATGAGGGACGCGAGCGTGGTCGTCATGCGGCGGGCGGGCTGGGGCTACGAGATCGTCGAGATCCACCAGAACGGCGCGAACCTGGCCGTCGGGCAACGCGTGCCCCTTACGTCACCCATCCGCGACGAGGCCGACGGCACCGAGGTCATCGCCCAGATCCTGGTGCCAAGCACCGCGCCCGCGGACGGTGGTGTCGAGCCCTACGTGGTGAATCGCCTCGCGATCCTAGCGAATGGCCTGAGCGAGACGTGCAGCATGTGGGGTGCGACCTCGCTCCCGCTCACGAAGGCCGACGCGATCAAGGCGCTGCTTTCGCCCACGCCGAACGCGTGCACCGACTACCTGTCTTCCCTCGACGACGCTTGGGACGACGAGCCCAACTGCGGCGCGCTCGGGTGCGACGCTACGGCTCCATCGGTATCGGCGCCCGCGAGCCTCGCGATCCTGGCGGCGGTCGTCGGAGCGATCGCCGCGCGCCGGCGTAGAACCTGACGTGTTCTTGCAGGGCCATGGTCGGGTCGGTTTTTGACCGACGTAGGGCGACCGAGGGGCGTTACGCACCCGGGAGGGGCAGCGTGGAATGGCCCGGCGAAGCCGCGAGACCCGCCGGTATGGAGTAGGGCACGGGCGACCGCGCACCAGCTCGACGACGTTTTTTCACTTTTCCGTGGGACGTCGGGCGTGGCGCCGTGTCACCCGGGTATGAAGACCTTCTTCTCCCTGCTTTTCGTAGCTTCCACCCTCACCGCCATGGCCTGCTCGTCGAGCGATGGTGACACCTCGCCGGACGCGTCCCCCGATGCGTCGGCCGACGCTACCCCCGCACCCGACGCCGCGTTGCCCACCTGCGCTGCGAAAGGAGGCTCGTGCACCGCGGTCGTTCCGGGCGCCTGCGCCAACGGTACGGTCGACTCGGCCGTGTCCGACTGCGGGGCAGGGAAAGTGGGCGCGGCGTGCTGCATCCCGAACGCGAAGCCGTCGTGTGCGTCGCTCGGAGGCACGTGCGCCCCTGTCGCCCCGGGCGCGTGCGCTGGCACCGTGGAGCCCCGCGGCGACTGCGGCGGCGGTGTGGGCGTCGCGTGCTGCGTCCCGCCGAAGCCTACGCCGAAGCCGTCGTGCGCCTCGCGGGGCGGAACGTGCGTGCCCGTCGTCCCGAACGCGTGCCCGGGCGGTACGATCGACGCCAACGCCGACTGTGGGAGCGGCGTGGGCGTCGCGTGCTGCGTCGCAGCCGACGCGGGCTGAGTCGATCCCGTGGGTCGTGCGGTCCCCGGTGTGACGCGACGGAGCCGTCGGGTCGCGTTCGCCTACGGGGCGCGGCCCACGCGTTCGCGCTCGTGCGCGGGGGCGGTTCGGGGTAGGGAGTCCGCGTGTCTCCCGATCCTCCGGACGCCACCGCGAGCACTCCGTCCGCCGCGCCGCCCTCTGCGCCTGCGCGCGGGCGTGAGGTGGCGCGGCTCGTCGCGCAGGTCGTCGTGCCCCTCGGCGTCCTCTTCCTCGGCGTGAGCGTCGTCGCCACGCTCTTTCGGCAGGAGCTGCGCGCCTTGGGTGAGGCCTTCGTGCACCGGTTCGGGTACGCGGGCATGGCCTTCGGGGCCTTCATCTCCGACGCCTTCAACTTCCCGATTCCCCCACAGTTCTACATGCTTACGTCCGTGGCCGCGGGCGCGCCGCAGGTGCCTTCGGTGCTCGTGGTGTGCGTCGCGTCGGTGCTCGCCGCGAACGTCGCGTACTTCGTCGCGGGGACGCTCGCGAAGGTCCCGTTCGTCGCGCGTCGCATCGAGGCCGCGCGGCCCACGATCGATCCGCTGTTCGCGAAGTACGGGTACTACGCGGTCGCGATCGGCGCGATGTCACCCATCCCGTTCTCGCTGCTCTGCTACGTGGCCGGCCTCTACAAGGTGCCGTACCGCATCTACGCCGTGCTGGTGCTCATGCGCGTTCCGCGGCTCCTCGTGTTCTATGCGTTGATCCGGCTCGGCTGGGGGTGACCGTCTGCCGGCCAAAGAAGGTGGCGCGACCGAGAGCACTTGCGCATCGGGCAACACGCAGACGTCCGGCGTCTACACCGAGAGCGGTGGAAGGCTCCTCACGCCGTGACGGAAGGCGGTCCGAGAGGCGGGAGCTTCAGGTCCTGTCGGGTCGAGCCTTCCCCGCCGACGCTCGCTTGCGTGCCGCCTCTCTCCCCGCGTATCGTCACGGGATGGCCGCTTTCATCCCCTGCCCGCGCTGCAATCGCCACGTCAAGTCCACCGAGTCGTCGTGTGTCTTCTGTGGCGCGGCGCGCGTGGTTCAAGCGGGCGCGGCCCTCTCCGTCGTGTCGCTCGCGGCCCTCGCGCTCGCCGCGTGCGATCCGAAGCCCGAAGCCCCGACGACCCCGACCGTCGAGGTCCCCTCGGCGAGCGCCGCGCCGAGCGGTTCGGCGCCCGTCGTCACGCCGGAGCCCTCGTCGAGCGCGCCCCCGGTCGCGTCGGTCCCGCCGCTTCAGCCGGGCACCGGCACGCCGCAGGAGCCCCCAGTGCGCCCCGCGATGCGCTACGGCATCGCCCCGAACAAGAAGCCCTGAGGCTCGCGTGACCTCGCGCCTCCCGAGCCTGCCCGTGCTCGACTCGGGCCCCGGGAGGCGCAGGCATCTGCCGCTCGCGCCCTCTGCTACGGACAGCGATCTCGCGGCCCGCCCTCGGTACGTCGTGTGGGAGCTCACGCTCAAATGCGACCTCAAGTGCATCCACTGCGGCTCACGCGCCGGCAAGGCGCGCCGGGACGAGCTCTCGACGGATGAGGCGCTGCGTGTCGTCGACGAGCTCGCCGAGCTTGGCACGCGCGAGGTGACCCTCATCGGCGGTGAAGCCTACTTGCACGAGGGCTGGCTCGATGTCATCGCCGCGCTCGCCAAAAAAGGCATCGAGGTCGGGCTCCTCACCGGCGGCCGTGGCATGTCGCGCGAGCGCGCGAAGCTCGCCAAAGAAGCGGGCGCCACAACCGTGAGCGTCTCGGTCGACGCCCTCGAGGCGACCCACGACGTGCTGCGCGGGCGCAAAGGCAGCTACCGCGCCGCGCTCGAGGCCATCTCGAACGCGCGTGACGCGGGGCTGCGTGTGTCGGCCAATACCCAAATCGCGCGGCCGGCGCTGCGTGAGATCGAGCCCATGTTCGAGGGGCTGCTCGACCTCGGTGTCGTGGCCTGGCAAGTGTCGATGACCGTGCCCATGGGGCGCGCTGCCGACCACCCGGAGCTCTTGCTCGAGCCGTACCAGGTGCTCGAGGTGCTCCCCATGCTCGCGCGCCTCGCGAAGCGCGCCGAGGCCCGCGGCGCCCGCATTTTCCCCGGGAACGACATCGGCTACTTCGGCCCCCACGAGACGGTCCTCCGCCCCGAGGGCCCGCGCCTCTCGTGCCAAGCGGGTGTGCTCGGCATGGGCCTCGAGGCCGACGGCGCGGTGAAGGGCTGCCCGTCGCTCCCCTCGCGCGACTACGTGGGAGGCAACGTGCGCGACGCCTCCCTCCGCGACGTGTGGGAGCGCGCCGAGCCGCTCCGCATGAACCGCGGGAGGTCGCCGGCCCTCTGGGGCTTCTGCGCGACCTGCTACTACGCCGAGGCCTGTCTCGGTGGTTGCTCGTGGACGGCGCACGTGCTCTTCGGCAAAAGGGGCAATAACCCGTATTGCCATCATCGCGCCATCGAGCTCCTTCAAAAAGGCATTCGCGAGCGCATCGAGCAGGTCGCGAGCGCGCCGGGCGAGCCCTTCGACTACGGCGCGTTCCGCTGCGTCGAGGAGCCGTGGCCCGAGGCCGAGCGAGCCCGCGCCGAGCGCATCGTCGCGACGGGCGAGGGGTTCTTGGGCGGAGGCGAGTGAGGCCCTCGCGGGCGCCGTCGAACCGTGACCGATCGCGGACTGCGCCGCGCCGCGCCTGTCACGAAGGTTTCAGCGCCGACAGATCGATGTGGACCCGGTAGTCGGCGCACGCGCCGTCGGCGAACGTCACGCGATTGACGTACGGCACGGAAATGGAGGTGCCGTCGGGCATGCGGTAGACGGCGTTGGCCCTCCAGAGGAGCGCCTCGTCCAGGTCGTAGACCTCGAGGAGCTCGTGCTCGAGCGCGAGGAAAGGGCTCTGGGCGAAGAACCCGCCGAGCATGCCCTCGACCCCGGCGCGCGTCGTCACGGGGGGCATGGCGCCGATCTGAAAGATGGCGTCTTCGGCGAAGTGGGACGCGATGCGCGCGGCATCCTTCGTGCCGTCGCCCTGGAAGAGGTCGGTCAGGACGGCGCGGCGTTCGGGGCGAATCGCCTCGAGCTTCGCGAGGTTCGAGGCCGAGAACGAGATGTGGAGCGAGGCTTCGGTTCGAGTCATGACGATCTCCGTGGAAAGAGGAGGTGACACGAAGAACCGTAGCCTCTCGAAACATTCACACCACTCACGTCGATGAACTCAATACATTCACATCATGAAGGATGATGCGACGCTCGCTGCGGTCGACCTGAACATGCTCCGCGCGCTCGACGTCCTCCTCGACACCGCGAGCGTGGCCGCTTCGGCCGAACGCCTCGGCGTCACCCCTGCTGCCGCGAGCAACGCGCTCCGGCGACTTCGCGACCACTTCGGCGATCCGCTACTCGTGCGGATCGGTGCGCGCCTCCAGCGCACCGCGGTCGGAGAGCGTCTGAGGGGCCCCGCCGCCGACGGCATGCGCGCGGTCGCGAGGGCGCTCGTCGTCGGGCCGAGCT includes these proteins:
- a CDS encoding radical SAM protein, which produces MTSRLPSLPVLDSGPGRRRHLPLAPSATDSDLAARPRYVVWELTLKCDLKCIHCGSRAGKARRDELSTDEALRVVDELAELGTREVTLIGGEAYLHEGWLDVIAALAKKGIEVGLLTGGRGMSRERAKLAKEAGATTVSVSVDALEATHDVLRGRKGSYRAALEAISNARDAGLRVSANTQIARPALREIEPMFEGLLDLGVVAWQVSMTVPMGRAADHPELLLEPYQVLEVLPMLARLAKRAEARGARIFPGNDIGYFGPHETVLRPEGPRLSCQAGVLGMGLEADGAVKGCPSLPSRDYVGGNVRDASLRDVWERAEPLRMNRGRSPALWGFCATCYYAEACLGGCSWTAHVLFGKRGNNPYCHHRAIELLQKGIRERIEQVASAPGEPFDYGAFRCVEEPWPEAERARAERIVATGEGFLGGGE
- a CDS encoding nuclear transport factor 2 family protein, which translates into the protein MTRTEASLHISFSASNLAKLEAIRPERRAVLTDLFQGDGTKDAARIASHFAEDAIFQIGAMPPVTTRAGVEGMLGGFFAQSPFLALEHELLEVYDLDEALLWRANAVYRMPDGTSISVPYVNRVTFADGACADYRVHIDLSALKPS
- a CDS encoding VTT domain-containing protein, translated to MARLVAQVVVPLGVLFLGVSVVATLFRQELRALGEAFVHRFGYAGMAFGAFISDAFNFPIPPQFYMLTSVAAGAPQVPSVLVVCVASVLAANVAYFVAGTLAKVPFVARRIEAARPTIDPLFAKYGYYAVAIGAMSPIPFSLLCYVAGLYKVPYRIYAVLVLMRVPRLLVFYALIRLGWG